The genomic interval AGCAATTTTTCCTAATGAATGCGCATCAGAATTTGTTAGAAATACGTATTTCTGCAACTCTTGTATATCCTGTACCATTGGTGTATCCGAGCTAAGACCCAGTTCAATCCCATCAATCTTTGCTGGGTCGAACACTTCACTTAAGCTTGTTTTGACTCCTTTTCCATAAAGGCTTTTAAAGGGAGTAAACACATGTGCTGGAATAAACAGTCCCCCTAATGAACGAACCTTATTTTGCAGAGTCACTCCATCACAATAGATACGCTGTGAGCTTAAATGAATGTTTTTCACATAACCACTCATCCAACTTGAAAAAGCTTTCATCGTTTCAATACTCGGAAAGAAGCCAAGCACATGAATCGGTCCGTAACAATGTTCATCATAAATTTCAATTTCCACTCCCGGAATAATTGTCATCTGTTGAAACCGCAGGCCTCCTCCTGGCAGTTCAAATAGTTCACCACTTTGAATAAGCTCTTCTATTTCTCCAATTACTTCTGGTGAATGGCAATCGATAATACCAATTAAATCTAGGCCTTTACGGTGACTAGCTACTTCAAGAATATGCTGAAGTGTTAATGATTTACTTCCGGTAATTTTAACGGCCTTGCCGCTCTTGGTCCTGCCGATATGAATATGTAAATCAGCATACAAGTCTTTCATCTATTTTTGTAACGCCTCCATTAGTTGCAAATACTGCACAGCATACGCTGTTTTTGCATCATAAATTTTTTCTTCCTCTATATATTGTTGCGCCTCCTCTAGTGTTAGCTCAATCACTTCAACAAATTCATCTTCATCTAATGACGCAGCATCTTCTTTTTTCGATAACTGATGAGCGACATATACATGCACTAATTCATCGGCGAACCCTGGGGATGTATAAAAAGAAATGACATGCTCCAGTCGCTCGCATACATAGCCTGTTTCTTCTTCTAATTCACGTTCTGCCGTCTTTAATGGCTCTTCCCCTGGTTCAAGCTTTCCTGCAGGAATTTCCACTAAGCTTCTTTCCATTGCTTTTCGATACTGTTCAACCATCACAATTTTCCCATCGTCTGTAATAGCAATGACCGCAACCGCACCTGGATGCTTAATAATTTCTCGCTTACTTGTCTTTCCATTCGGTAATTCAACGTCATCTACCTGTAAGCTAATCACTTTTCCCGTAAATATTTTTTGTGACGACAATGTTTTTTCTTCAAATTTTTTCAACTTGTCCACTTCCTTTGTTCTATTTAGCATGAAACTTCATATATTTTACCATAATAACAGTGGAGGTCGATTTGATGAAAATATACGTGTTGGAAAAAGGTATTGTATTCTCGGGTAAAGCGTGGGAAATTAAACAAAAACTCCAAGAATCGCAACATCACTATCGATATGTGAACGAATGGATTACTGATGTTCATCAACAAACTGTTGCTTCACAACGAAAAACTGTTTAATCTATCGAGGCTAACAAATAGCCTCTTTTTCATGAAATGATGAAAAAACAAATCATTTCACGCTCCACTAAAAATTAAGGTAAAATGAGGAAGAAAATGAGAAATAGGAGTACATACAATGAAAACAAGAAAACTAGGAAGCTCTATAATAAAGGTTTCAGAAATCGGATTAGGCTGTATGTCACTTGGAACCGATGAAAAAAAAGCGGCGGATATTATTCATGCTGCTTTAGAGGAAGGGATTACATATTTTGATACAGCTGATTTATATGATTACGGCATGAATGAAGCAATTGTCGGTCAAACTTTAAAAACCTGCCGAGATCAAGTCATCCTCGCAACGAAAGTCGGAAATCGTTGGAATGAAGCCCGAAATGGCTGGAGTTGGGATGCTTCAAGTGCTTACATCAAAACAGTCGTTAAAGATAGCTTAACACGTCTAAGAACGGATTATATCGATTTGTATCAACTTCATGGAGGAACAATGGAAGACAATATAGACGAAGTAATTGATACATTTGAGGAATTAAAAAAAGCGGGTTATATTCGCGCTTACGGGATTTCTTCTATTCGACCAAATGTCATTAAACAATATGCAGCGAAATCTCATATAGATTCAGTTATGATGCAATATAGCTTGCTTGACCGTCGTCCTGAAGAATGGCTTCCCTTATTAAAAGAACAAAACATTAGCATCATCGCTCGCGGGCCTGTGGCAAAAGGATTATTAAGTGAACGCATATTAAGTAAATTAAACGCGGACGGATATTTAGACTACAGCTATAATGAATTAAAAGAACTGCTTCCGTTATTAAAGGACAAGTTGTCTCCTCGAAAAATGAATGAAACAGCTCTGCAATATGTTCTCGCTGAACCGACTGTCGCTGCTGTAATTCCTGGAGCAAGCTCTGTCGCTCAATTGCGTGAAAATTGTCAAGCTGTTCGAAGTAAAACTCTATCTTCTGAAGAACTGCAAGTATTACGCCAGCTTACAAAAGCGAATGTGTATCATATCCATCGAGATTAATCCTTTATCTGCGAAAAAGTCCCATATATCCGTTTCATGACATATGGGACTTTTCTTTATTTATAATTTTTCCAATCTAAATTACTTTCCTCTAACAGCTCTTCAAACGATTTATTTTTCTCGCGTCGTTTCCGTTCTTCACGCTTTCTCGCTTCTTCTGCTTCTTTTTTTACCTGTGCAGCTTCTGTTAATTCTTTTTGTGTTTGGCGAAGCTTAGACATGATATCTCCATTAATGAGATCCCCTAATTTTAAGGAATCATCTTGAGTTTGTTTTTTTGACGTATGAGTACGCGATTGTTTTTTGCTCATTAGTAAACCCCTCCCTTACGTTGCCACTATTATATCATGGGACACAACTTCTGTTTTGATTTCTTGCTTAGAATGATACAATAATAGCAAGAGGAGGGAATTTCATGAAAAAATGGTGGGTTATTATCGCAGGCATTCTAAGTTATGTAATAGGCATCGGAATGTATATGTCCAATCGCATTATGTTTATGAAGAAAAAAGAAGATGCCTTTATACAAAATCGCGAAATTGAGGCGAAACGTTTTAGTGTAAAAGAGTTCGGAGCATTACCAAGAACAGAACTCCTCATTCCCTCTCCAGAAGGCTATTCGTTAAAATGTGTATTAATCGAACCCCATAATACAAAAAAATGGATCATTATTTGTCACGGTGTTACCGAAAATAAAATCAATTCTTTTAAATATGCCGATATGTTTATGAAACTTGGATTTAATGCCGTTATCTACGATCATCGCCGTCATGGTGAATCCGGCGGTAAAACGAGCAGTTACGGTCATTATGAGAAATTTGATTTACAAGCCGTTATAGCTGAGGTAAAGAAACGCAAAGGAAACGACATTATGCTTGGTATTCACGGTGAATCGATGGGAGCCGTAACGACACTTTTATACGCTGGGATGCTTGAAGATACGGCTGATTTTTATATCGTTGATTGTCCCTTCTCAAACTTCGAGGAACAAATTAAACATCAAATGAGCCAGGAAGTTCCTGTACCGTCATGGGCTGTTTTCCCAATCGGTCGCGCTTTCATTAAACTTCGCGATGGCTACTGGACAAGTGAGGTCTCTCCAATTGACTATGTAAACAATATTCAAAAACCCATTTTATTTATCCATAGTGAACCCGACCGTTTCATTCCTGCCTCCATGACACAAGCCTTATACGAGCAAAAAAGAGGGCCAAAACAGATTTACTTAGCGAAAAAAGGGGCTCATGCCCAGTCCTATAACGAAAATCCTGAAGAATATGAAACACAAATTAAACTATTTTTAGAAACATATGTTTATGATAAAGAAGAAGGTGCTTAATTATGCCGACCTGTCAGCATTGTTATGCTAAATGGAGTTGGAGAGAAACATTTTGCAAAATGTTTACGTTTAAAAATAAGCTCAAATGCTCCTCCTGCAAAACATTTCAATATATATCAAAAAAGTCAAGAAACCAAATAAGCCTATTGTCAGTCATGCCTTGCTTAAGCTCCGTGCCATTAGTATCATTCAACTTGCCTATTAAAGTCATTGTATCTTTACAATTCATAACAATTGTTTTAGCACTGATTTGGATGCCCTTTCTATATAAGCTAAACAATAAGGATGAACCAATGTGGTAGTGGTATGTTGCTGAACATACACCAGGCTGTCTTAAGAGTTAATCAACTTCAAGACAGCCTTATTCGTGTAAACTATTTCCGATAAAAACTAAGCCGCGGGTTTAAAATTTCATTCGGACTTTTAAGCATAAAACAATTCGCTGATTCTACAAAATCAATTTTCATCATTTCATCTAAATAAATCATTTTCGACTTCTCTACATAGATAGTTGGACCATTCGTATCAATCTTCTCGAAATCTGCATCCAGCTCCTGAACGAGCCAAAGCGCGGTTACTCCATTAACTGCGCAGCCGCAATCATCTGTATCGTATTTTAATAGCAGATACCCACTATCTCCATTCATCTTCTCCGTTACTTTCGTTAAAGCTTTCTCTGTCCATTCAATATACATATAAGCCCCTCCTTAACTTATTCATTATACATAATCCATCGTTTTCTGTTGAATCATTCCCCTACTGAATATTTTTTACTTTTCCGCTTAAGCTATAAAAAAATAGCCGGAGTCTTTATTATGAAAAAAATTGATTCGACGCAGATGTTTTTTGTACTCTCCCTATCCATCGGTCTCTTTAATCATGTGATGATTATACCTATTCTTTTTGATACAGCTGGTCGAGATGCTTGGTTTTGGACGTTAGTTACATGCGGAATTGCTTGTTTCTTTGTTGTTCTTTTATTATTTATTTTACGACGAAAGCAACAGGAACCCCTCCATATATGGCTTGAAAATAGAATAGGAAAACGATTCGCTAAAGTAACGATTTGGCTGATCATTCTTTATCTACTATCAATTATACTCGTCACCATTAAAGATACGGTAGATTGGGTTATATCGAGCTTTCTTTTTGAAACGCCATTACTTGCAATCGTCCTTCCCTTTGCTATTGTTTGTTTTTTTCTTGCACAGGCAGGGCTTCGTGCTATATCGATTAATTCAGCTCTACTGCTACCTATTGTCGTTGTATTAGGCATCCTCGTTTCTACTGGGAATATGCCAAAGAAAAATTTTCATTTTTTATTTCCATTGTTTGAACAAGGCTATTTTCATGGAGCAAAAGCGATTATTTATGCCTCCAATGGCTTTTTAGAGCTTCTTTTTCTTGTTATTTTGCAACATCACTTTACAGATGCCAAACGATTTAAAGCGAAAACACTCGTCTCTTTAACGATTATGTTAATCATCCTTATGGTTGGGCCGATTACTGGCGCACTTGCTGAATTTGGTCCTATTTTATCTAGCGAATTACGCCATCCTTCTTATGAACAATGGCGCTTATTAAAAATTGGCAAATACATTTCACATACAGATTTTTTCTCTATTTATCAATGGCTGGCAGGTGCCTTTATTCGCGTTGTTTTACCTATGTTTATG from Peribacillus asahii carries:
- a CDS encoding aldo/keto reductase, giving the protein MKTRKLGSSIIKVSEIGLGCMSLGTDEKKAADIIHAALEEGITYFDTADLYDYGMNEAIVGQTLKTCRDQVILATKVGNRWNEARNGWSWDASSAYIKTVVKDSLTRLRTDYIDLYQLHGGTMEDNIDEVIDTFEELKKAGYIRAYGISSIRPNVIKQYAAKSHIDSVMMQYSLLDRRPEEWLPLLKEQNISIIARGPVAKGLLSERILSKLNADGYLDYSYNELKELLPLLKDKLSPRKMNETALQYVLAEPTVAAVIPGASSVAQLRENCQAVRSKTLSSEELQVLRQLTKANVYHIHRD
- a CDS encoding iron-sulfur cluster biosynthesis family protein produces the protein MYIEWTEKALTKVTEKMNGDSGYLLLKYDTDDCGCAVNGVTALWLVQELDADFEKIDTNGPTIYVEKSKMIYLDEMMKIDFVESANCFMLKSPNEILNPRLSFYRK
- a CDS encoding YqkE family protein; this translates as MSKKQSRTHTSKKQTQDDSLKLGDLINGDIMSKLRQTQKELTEAAQVKKEAEEARKREERKRREKNKSFEELLEESNLDWKNYK
- a CDS encoding endospore germination permease; this translates as MKKIDSTQMFFVLSLSIGLFNHVMIIPILFDTAGRDAWFWTLVTCGIACFFVVLLLFILRRKQQEPLHIWLENRIGKRFAKVTIWLIILYLLSIILVTIKDTVDWVISSFLFETPLLAIVLPFAIVCFFLAQAGLRAISINSALLLPIVVVLGILVSTGNMPKKNFHFLFPLFEQGYFHGAKAIIYASNGFLELLFLVILQHHFTDAKRFKAKTLVSLTIMLIILMVGPITGALAEFGPILSSELRHPSYEQWRLLKIGKYISHTDFFSIYQWLAGAFIRVVLPMFMIVDLLNLQKPAVKKIILMFLSLLVVIMPLIPWSNITFYTFMKNYYFTNTAYFLHALGLLFFICALLKPRRKVKKNEAV
- a CDS encoding NUDIX domain-containing protein produces the protein MKKFEEKTLSSQKIFTGKVISLQVDDVELPNGKTSKREIIKHPGAVAVIAITDDGKIVMVEQYRKAMERSLVEIPAGKLEPGEEPLKTAERELEEETGYVCERLEHVISFYTSPGFADELVHVYVAHQLSKKEDAASLDEDEFVEVIELTLEEAQQYIEEEKIYDAKTAYAVQYLQLMEALQK
- a CDS encoding TIGR04104 family putative zinc finger protein: MPTCQHCYAKWSWRETFCKMFTFKNKLKCSSCKTFQYISKKSRNQISLLSVMPCLSSVPLVSFNLPIKVIVSLQFITIVLALIWMPFLYKLNNKDEPMW
- a CDS encoding endonuclease Q family protein — protein: MKDLYADLHIHIGRTKSGKAVKITGSKSLTLQHILEVASHRKGLDLIGIIDCHSPEVIGEIEELIQSGELFELPGGGLRFQQMTIIPGVEIEIYDEHCYGPIHVLGFFPSIETMKAFSSWMSGYVKNIHLSSQRIYCDGVTLQNKVRSLGGLFIPAHVFTPFKSLYGKGVKTSLSEVFDPAKIDGIELGLSSDTPMVQDIQELQKYVFLTNSDAHSLGKIAREYQKLRLEEASFLELKKALQEVEGRAIVANYGLNPLLGKYHETVCGECYQKVNAGETSCPICHSKQIIKGVSTRIKELSSKIEHHRPRPPYIHQVPLDFIPGLGPKSLERLLQAFGTEMNILHRVAIEELVEVVPDKLAHYIDLARNGNLSFEVGGGGKYGKVKM
- the mciZ gene encoding Z-ring formation inhibitor MciZ, whose protein sequence is MKIYVLEKGIVFSGKAWEIKQKLQESQHHYRYVNEWITDVHQQTVASQRKTV
- a CDS encoding alpha/beta hydrolase, with product MKKWWVIIAGILSYVIGIGMYMSNRIMFMKKKEDAFIQNREIEAKRFSVKEFGALPRTELLIPSPEGYSLKCVLIEPHNTKKWIIICHGVTENKINSFKYADMFMKLGFNAVIYDHRRHGESGGKTSSYGHYEKFDLQAVIAEVKKRKGNDIMLGIHGESMGAVTTLLYAGMLEDTADFYIVDCPFSNFEEQIKHQMSQEVPVPSWAVFPIGRAFIKLRDGYWTSEVSPIDYVNNIQKPILFIHSEPDRFIPASMTQALYEQKRGPKQIYLAKKGAHAQSYNENPEEYETQIKLFLETYVYDKEEGA